The DNA segment ACAAACGCCAAGAATGGCGCATTATGCAGGTGTGGCCATACGCCGCGGCGGGGTCTAGCCACGGTAGCCCGACGCCGGCGAAACCACCTAACCGTACGCCTCTACTGCTACTTGGTAATCATCTACAGGCTAAGAGTAACCACCTTGAAGCCCTAATTGAATCACTACTGCGCCCAACCGAGCTGGCCACAGGAACGGCATCTAAGCTAGCTCGCTGACGGCCGCCAACGTGCTCGGGGCTACCTAGCCACTAATTGGCTCAACCGCCTatcctaggagcaagagggcctcaccagagaTGTGGCGGATGGGCTGGGTGAAGTCGCGAGGAACGACAACGGGTTGGCCACGTGCGCGAGGTTGCTCCAGTTCACGCCGGCCACGGTGAAGGCGTTCCCGGCGCCCTGCTGCTCCATCAGCGGAGCCACTGCACGCCGAGGCGAATGAGTCAAGGAGAGGCAATAGCCCTGCCCGATTGAGACAATAGAGCAATGAGCATCGCCCCGACCGAGCGCTcgcctcgccggccatggcggaccgccgAGGGGAAAAAATCTCCCCATTACCTCACCGTAGGAAGGAAACCCGGCGAGATGACTCCAATCGGAAGATAACTACTCTAGTTCGTAGTGTGCACGGTTAATTGGAAAGTTGTGGAGTATGCGAGGCCAAATTGCAGGGGCGACGCCTACGGACTTATGGCGGCCGGCGACGGCAAAACTTAAATTGACGCCCCTCCCTTGTACCACCGCAACAGTGGCCGGTTAGGCACGACGCTGTCCTCCCGCTCGACCACCAAACGTGCTCGGTAACACGGATGGGGCCAGCTCATTGGTTTGGCTTTGGCGCGGCTTGGTCGGCCGGTGACCTTCTAGGCGACATGACGGGAACCTTTGGCGTGGCCTCGCGCGCAAGCGTGAGAACGAGGCAAGCAGGGCAAGCCCACGCGCGCGCACAGCCGAACGTCAACGGGAACCTCAGGCGGACGCGATGGCAAGGGGCAGAGCAGGCAGGCCTGCCGGGCCCAGCGCGCGCGCGTCGTGTGCCAGAGCGCGACAGCAGGAGGCCGTGGACGGCCGCGCAGAGCCAAACGCGCGGTGTGCGCACAGGTGTGACGGGCGGCCGGCGCGGCAACGCCGAGAGCCGGGCGGTGACCGCGTCCAGGCGCTGGCATTGCTCAACACgtgacttgcacgctttttaaagctgctacAACAACCAATTCGATGATCCGAAAGCCAAACCAGTCGTTCTATCCTCAAgcgggtacatagggctatcgaaCTAAGCCAAGACACCACGCCACTTCTTAAACTgatcgttctacaaaaattgccgaacatggcttcgtcgacccattttcaaacttacgcgAAACGACTAAGCTTCAAACGGTTTTGCGTCGAATTCCTTTTCCAAGCTACTTGATgcactagctagcgaaccccgtCCTCGACCGCACGTATTTTATCGTCGCCTACGGAGTTCGTACTacgaactttatcaaagttttgCATAAACGTTCAATAGCAtttttgtttgataaaaattcacttagaatactaaacgatataaagcgacatgaaatgtaacatttgtttcttgtttcagatgaacgtttcaagtgccGTACGTTGAtctataccctatattacacccATGTACAAACAAGTATGAAGCTCATGCAGTATTTTAGtaaaaactgtacaatgtaacaccgatggTATTACAGCAACTAGCCTATTACATAAACCAGGCTCCTGGTAAGCATATCACTCCATCACCAATTCACCATAAACTTCCGCACTGAAGATTGAAGAACATTTGCTTACCATTACCAATCCATGGAAATGCAGAATACATCTTTCATCTGTTTTGCAGCAGAACGGCTAGCCGAACTTGTTTTCGATGTCAGTGTCTTGGAGCTCACCTTTCAAGTGTAATTGTTTCTCCATGGCGATGAGCAGCATGGGCCATTCACAATACAGAATTTCCTCAATATCGTCATCATGGCCGTACTCATGCAAGTGGCTTCTTACATTTCTGTTGAGCCGCAGTAGACCCATTGTGGTCCTTTTGTACTCGTTTTTAACATTTACAACCCACTGGTTGATCTTTGCATTTGCCATGGCAGTATCCAACCAGTCGTTCTTGTAGGGGAGATTGTACAGTATTCTCTTCTTCTTTGCTTGGTTTTTCTGACCAAGATAATTGACAATTCTATCGTGTAGCATCAGGAAGACCTCAGTGCTGTGAACACAGGTAACCAAATGAGCCTGTGGTGACAACAACAAACAGTCAAAGAAGTTAAAACTGAATAAAAAAAATTACCGGTTTTTCAAGGGCAGCAGGGCAGCATTGTTTACAATCAAGAACTCATCTTTCCTTTTAAGGTTGTCCTTCGTCAAGAGCAAGAGGAATTGACTGTAGTCCGGAGGCAATTTGTTGATATCCCCACCGGAGATACTAATCAACTGCTTGAGCACCCTGGACAGGTTCTTGTAGTCATCCCTCACACGCTCAATGCTGAAGCCTTTGGTAGTGAATCTGGCCCCCCTAAGCTTGACATTGCCAGCGCTCCCAACCCAGACGTTGGACACCTGCAGAGGAGCAGTGAGGCACTTGCAGACTGAGTGGTAGTTCCTCAGTATCAATGCAAGTTTTCTGCTGATCCTAGTGGCTTCATCAGATAATCGCCAGAATGTCTTTGTTGCTGTTCCTAACACCGGCACCTGGATCAGCAACGCGTTGTCCTTCGCATAGCTCGTCGCGTCGCGCAGCTCCTCCGCAGACGACTCGTCGATGTCCTCGGTGCTATGAACAACAAAGAGAGAAAAAATGAGTCTGTGGCCACAGGGACAGTGAAACTGAATGGACGGAGCAGCGAGATGTTTCTTGCCATACATATTAAAGGGGTTCTTGAAGATCTTTTACCTGGGGGTATTACACATATTCAGTACGCTGATGACACAGTGTAGCATCAGGAAGACCTCAGTGCTGTGAACACAAGTAACCAAATGAGCCTGTGGTGACAACAACAAACAGTCAAAGATGATACAACTGAATAAAAAAAATTACCGGTTTTTCATGGGCAGCAGGGCAGCATTGTTTACAATCAAGAATTCATCTTTCCTTGTAAGGTTGTTTCTCCTCAAGAGCAAGAGGAAATCCTTGTAGTCCGGAGGCAATTTGTTGATATCCCCACCCGAGATCATAATCAACAGCCCCAGGACCCTGGAAAGGTGCTTGTAGTCATCTCTCACACGCTCAATGCTGAAGAAGCCTTCGCCAGTGAAACTGACCCCCCTTAGCTTGACATTCCCAGTGCTCCCAATCCAGACGTTGGACACCTGCAGAGGAGCAGTGAGGTATTTGCAGACCGAGTGCTGGCTCCTCAGTATCAATGCAAGTTTTCTGCTAATCCTAGTGGCTTCGTCAGATAATCGCCAGAATGTCTTCGTTGTTCCTAACACCGGCACCTGGATCAGCATCGCGTTGTCCTTCGCATAGCTCATCGCGTCGCGCAGCCTCTCGGCAGAATACTCGTCGATGTCCTCAGTGCTATGAACAAAGAGAGAAAAATGAGTCTGTGACTACAGACAATAAAACTGATTCGGACGGAGCAGGGACATGTTTCTCGCAATTATCTGACGAACAAACAAAGGCCAGCATCTCACTTGTATTGGTACTGAGAAGCCACCACTTCGTCGCCAATTTTTGGTCCAGCAGCCTGCCGAAAATACCCAATCAAGCACAAGAAACTGAAACATTGAGGTGAAAAAATTGCAAGAACTTCTCTGCTCCCAGTAGAAACAGATTGGTCCAGGAGGATCCTCTGTCCCTTTTGAAGAAAGAACAATCTCTtgtattttattttctttttttgtttataaaaaaaaaatctcttgGCACGGGAAGGTCGTCAAAGGCTGAGATTCACTCATATTCCTAGACTAAATTAAGGCAGGCACACATAGGCGATCTACATGATCTGTTAGAGGATGACCTTGCATGCACGGATTCGACTCCTTCAAAGAAATTATAACCTTTGATCATCTTTTCAATAAAAATTATTGCGATATGGCAGGGATGCAAAAGGGGGAGgaaatgaaggaagaacaccatATGTTACCGGCAGTACTTATGTTGACACCGATGTGGATTCGAACCTGGATCAGGGCGGCGGCGCCGACGGCAAGGCCGAGGCCGATGCCGACACCTACGCCAACGCCGAGGGTGTTTCCCATGGAGGAACACtatcttgctgctgctgcttcttgttTAGCTACGAGCTCAAAGATGCGGCCAGACGTGAGGGAAGAGTAAAGTAAAAGGGGTGAGAAGAAAAACAAAGGAGACTAGACCGGAGACCTTCATCAATATGACTGTTCATGATGGGATGGCAAGACAGTTGGATTCCCTTCTGTTACTTTGGTAGATTTATACATTTTATTAATTGAAACACTATTAGATATATCTATATTTCTTAACTGAAAAACTATTATATACATTTTTATTGGTAATAAAATTTTAATAACTCtatattttataaaacaatacTACTACATATAATTCACTAATAAGAAATTTTAATATTTTCTGTAGCGAAAGAGGTTAATAGAGACCAAAAGTAGCTATGAACTCCTTGATTTCTTAACTCCTTAAGCATAAACAGTATAACCTAAAATCCTTTTCTTTAATATAATAAAAAGAGACTTTTAAATAATATGTACAATAGGCATAGTGTTTCAGTTTAACTTGAGGTTAAACTCAAAGTTGTAATCAAAATCTAGATTCATGATGCCATAAATCAATATTATAGCTTGCGCCACCATAACTTAAACTAAGATTTCAACAAAATGCATTTTGAAGGTACATGGAAATGCCATGCAAAGAGGAAAAACTatgaatatagatgaaaaaaagcATCTAGTAATTGTTAATTTATCACAAGAAGACAATGATTACATAAGTTTTATATGTGTATTGTGTTAGAAAATAAATGAACAGAAAAATTTGCAAAGGGAAGTAACTTTTATTAGTAGTAGGTATTAAACATAAGGGGCTCTTATGTTCTTAACCTTGTTTTGAAGTATAAATGTGATTTTACCTTCATTTGTTAAACTTTGTGATTTTGTCTCTTCTTTTTCAAAACGAAGGCATATAGTTCATCCTATTCCGTTCAGAGGAATTAAGAGTACTAGCTTAGCTAAACAAAAACTAGTTTTCCCATGTGATTTGCTTTTTAGTACCCGGTATTTTTAACCTCTATTTTTAATATCAAATATTTGAGATACCATTTAGAAAGaattttcatagaaaaaattgcAAATATTTCAAATCTAAGGCCAAGTTTAACAAGCTGCACAAGCTTAATCAACTATCGACGGAAGCCAAAGGGTTAGGATAATGTCAAGGTCAAGGGTAATATTATTTTTGTCAaatccgattttaagaacaaaatcagcaCACCATATGTATGCTGCGACGTTATTAGTTTATAGCAATAGAAATATCATAAAAATAATGagtaaaaaaatatttattaTAGAGTTGACTCAAAGTCTTTACACAAAAAAAACATAGTTCAATAATAAACGTCTATAAAAGATAACCGTAGTGAAACTCCATTCTCCATAGGTAATCGACCGGGGAACATGTATGTCTAGACCTCCAAGAAGTCATCTAATTCTCAACAATCTCCTGCTCTGAGTAGCCATCCATAATTTTGCTAAAAGAACCTAATAAGACAAGCGGGacctcaattgtactcagcaagtgAGAGAAAATAAATAGCATGCTTAGGCTGAGACAAGAAAATAACTGGCTTGGTTAGAATATTGTAAGCTTCTTAGAGCAAGTATAGCAAATTGCTATAAGTTAACGGTCTCGTACTATGTTGCGTGGGATTTTACTAATATGGAGGAAAGAACTGTCTTAT comes from the Miscanthus floridulus cultivar M001 unplaced genomic scaffold, ASM1932011v1 os_2263_1_2, whole genome shotgun sequence genome and includes:
- the LOC136534758 gene encoding uncharacterized protein isoform X2, producing MGNTLGVGVGVGIGLGLAVGAAALIQAAGPKIGDEVVASQYQYNTEDIDEYSAERLRDAMSYAKDNAMLIQVSNVWIGSTGNVKLRGVSFTGEGFFSIERVRDDYKHLSRVLGLLIMISGGDINKLPPDYKDFLLLLRRNNLTRKDEFLIVNNAALLPMKNRTEVFLMLHCVISVLNMCNTPSTEDIDESSAEELRDATSYAKDNALLIQVPVLGTATKTFWRLSDEATRISRKLALILRNYHSVCKCLTAPLQVSNVWVGSAGNVKLRGARFTTKGFSIERVRDDYKNLSRVLKQLISISGGDINKLPPDYSQFLLLLTKDNLKRKDEFLIVNNAALLPLKNRTEVFLMLHDRIVNYLGQKNQAKKKRILYNLPYKNDWLDTAMANAKINQWVVNVKNEYKRTTMGLLRLNRNVRSHLHEYGHDDDIEEILYCEWPMLLIAMEKQLHLKGELQDTDIENKFG
- the LOC136534758 gene encoding uncharacterized protein isoform X1; this translates as MGNTLGVGVGVGIGLGLAVGAAALIQAAGPKIGDEVVASQYQYNTEDIDEYSAERLRDAMSYAKDNAMLIQVPVLGTTKTFWRLSDEATRISRKLALILRSQHSVCKYLTAPLQVSNVWIGSTGNVKLRGVSFTGEGFFSIERVRDDYKHLSRVLGLLIMISGGDINKLPPDYKDFLLLLRRNNLTRKDEFLIVNNAALLPMKNRTEVFLMLHCVISVLNMCNTPSTEDIDESSAEELRDATSYAKDNALLIQVPVLGTATKTFWRLSDEATRISRKLALILRNYHSVCKCLTAPLQVSNVWVGSAGNVKLRGARFTTKGFSIERVRDDYKNLSRVLKQLISISGGDINKLPPDYSQFLLLLTKDNLKRKDEFLIVNNAALLPLKNRTEVFLMLHDRIVNYLGQKNQAKKKRILYNLPYKNDWLDTAMANAKINQWVVNVKNEYKRTTMGLLRLNRNVRSHLHEYGHDDDIEEILYCEWPMLLIAMEKQLHLKGELQDTDIENKFG